A part of Rhodamnia argentea isolate NSW1041297 chromosome 8, ASM2092103v1, whole genome shotgun sequence genomic DNA contains:
- the LOC115736583 gene encoding uncharacterized protein LOC115736583 — protein MKFLFCKLHCPPFVCFCKPSSHIYTPGPLKLEDAPHVPPPVVSVSDGSDQLGGQTAEVGDDVALDEKNGETHKVVIKSSLKKKKAGLEALCAEKKQVQWVDLSGKELAEVREFDSSELEEDYGGNRHNLCVIL, from the exons ATGAAGTTTTTGTTTTGCAAGCTCCATTGCCCTCCTTTCGTATGCTTTTGCAAGCCCTCTTCTCACATTTACACTCCTGGGCCATTGAAATTGGAGGATGCCCCTCATGTCCCTCCACCGGTAGTCTCAGTCTCTGATGGCTCTGATCAGTTGGGTGGACAGACCGCTGAGGTCGGAGATGATGTGGCTTTAGATGAGAAGAACGGGGAAACTCATAAAGTCGTCATCAAGAGCAgcctcaagaagaagaaggcaggTTTGGAAGCACTCTGTGCTGAGAAGAAGCAAGTGCAATGGGTGGACTTGTCAGGGAAGGAGCTTGCTGAGGTCAGGGAGTTTGATTCTAG TGAATTGGAAGAAGATTATGGAGGTAATAGACACAATCTCTGTGTCATTCTTTGA